TATACTACATACGGGACAGTTGAACGCGAAAACGGAAGCTATGAACTTACCGAATCAACTTTGGGATTCATGAGCCTGATGAATGATCTGCACAAGGGGCGAGATACAGGTGTAGTTTGGTCAGCCGTCATTGATACATCTGCCCTGGTAATGATTATCGCTTCACTTACAGGACTTTACCCCTTGTTTGGACTCAAGAGACGCAAACACATGAGAATGCTCGCTGGATTAGCTGGAGGTATCGCCTTCCTGCTATTCTATTTACTCTTTGTACCATAAAAAAAAAGCTGTTACCTTTAAAAGATACCAGCTCTCAAAATTATTAAATCAATACTTAGCGAGGAAGATAGCTCTTACCCATCAAGTATGCATCTACAGCTTGTGCAGCTCCACGACCTTCATTGATGGCCCAGACGATCAGGCTTTGCCCACGTCGTGCATCACCAGCAGCAAATACACCCTCTACATTGGTAGCATACTTTCCGTATTCAGCTTGTGCATTGGAGCGTGGATCTTTCTCAACACCGAGTTGATCCAGCACACCGCCTTCAGGTCCTAGAAAACCCATCGCCAAAAGAACAAGGTCAGCTTCGATGACCTTCTCTGAGCCAGGAACATCCACCGGAATCATCCGACCGTCATCCTGTTTTTGCCACTCGATCTGACAGGTGTGAAGTTCCTTCACGTTCCCATCTTCATCACCGACAAACTTCTTGGTAGTCACCAGATAAGAACGAGGATCGTCACCTTGGATGGCGATCGCTTCTTCTTGTCCATAGTCGACTTTCAATACCCGCGAGTACTGCGGCCAAGGGTTTCCAGCTGTTCTGGAATTGGCCGGTTGAGGCATGATCTCGAGCTGTTGGACATGCTCGCAACCATGGCGCAAAGATGTACCCACGCAGTCGGTACCGGTATCACCGCCGCCAATTACGACGACATGTTTTCCATTGGCTGAAATATAGTTTCCGTCCTCAAGCTCACTATCCATGAGGCTTTTTGTATTCGCCCCCAGGAACTCCATCGCGAAATGAACACCTTTAAGCTCACGACCCTCAACTGGGAGGTCGCGTGGCACCGTGGCACCCGTGCAGATCACAACCGTATCAAAACCTTCTTTCAGTTTGTCGGCAGCGATGTCTTTCCCGATCGTTGTATTACAAACAAAGGTCACGCCCTCGTCTTCCATCAACTTGATGCGGCGCTCTACAACGTGCTTCTCCAATTTCATATTAGGAATGCCATACATAAGCAATCCACCCGGGCGATCCGCACGCTCGTAGACGGTTACTGTGTGCCCGGCAGAATTCAACTGAGCTGCACAAGCAAGACCCGCGGGACCTGATCCAATTACGGCCACCA
This genomic stretch from Opitutia bacterium ISCC 52 harbors:
- a CDS encoding glutamate synthase subunit beta, producing the protein MGNPTGFLNINRNLPEDRHPIIRVGDWKEVHTEMAVSDIQSQASRCMDCGVPFCMAAESDQGPGIAGCPVNNLIPEWNDLVYRGLWKDALARLLKTNNFPEFTGRVCPAPCESSCVLGINAPPVTIKHHEVSIIDRGFEMGWVTPNPPEERTGKMVAVIGSGPAGLACAAQLNSAGHTVTVYERADRPGGLLMYGIPNMKLEKHVVERRIKLMEDEGVTFVCNTTIGKDIAADKLKEGFDTVVICTGATVPRDLPVEGRELKGVHFAMEFLGANTKSLMDSELEDGNYISANGKHVVVIGGGDTGTDCVGTSLRHGCEHVQQLEIMPQPANSRTAGNPWPQYSRVLKVDYGQEEAIAIQGDDPRSYLVTTKKFVGDEDGNVKELHTCQIEWQKQDDGRMIPVDVPGSEKVIEADLVLLAMGFLGPEGGVLDQLGVEKDPRSNAQAEYGKYATNVEGVFAAGDARRGQSLIVWAINEGRGAAQAVDAYLMGKSYLPR